In Cedecea neteri, a single genomic region encodes these proteins:
- a CDS encoding AI-2E family transporter, translated as MLDMLLQWYRRRFSDPEAIALLVILVAGFCILFFLHGLLAPLLVAIVLAYLLEWPTVRLERIGCSRTWATTIVLVLFVGILLLMVLFVAPVAWQQGINLIRDMPGMLNKLSDFAATLPKRYPALVDAGIIDAMAENVRGRLSGMGDQVVKFSLASLVGLLTLAIYLILVPLMVFFLVKDKEQMLNAVRRVLPRNRGLAGQVWLEMNQQITNYIRGKVLEMIVVGVATYIGFIVFGLNYSLLLAVLVGFSVLIPYIGAFVVTIPVICVALFQFGLGTEFWTLFGVYLIIQALDGNLLVPVLFSEAVNLHPLVIILSVVIFGGLWGFWGVFFAIPLATLIKAVVHAWPDASAVDDAASRE; from the coding sequence ATGCTCGACATGTTGTTGCAGTGGTATCGCCGTCGCTTCAGCGACCCGGAGGCGATTGCCCTGTTGGTTATTCTGGTGGCGGGTTTTTGCATCCTGTTCTTCCTGCACGGTCTTTTAGCTCCGCTGCTGGTTGCCATCGTTCTGGCCTATTTGCTTGAGTGGCCTACGGTGCGCCTCGAACGTATTGGCTGTTCCCGAACGTGGGCTACCACTATCGTGCTGGTGCTGTTTGTCGGCATTTTGCTGCTGATGGTGCTGTTTGTGGCGCCCGTCGCCTGGCAGCAGGGCATCAACCTGATTCGCGATATGCCAGGGATGCTCAACAAGCTCTCTGATTTTGCCGCCACGCTGCCGAAGCGTTATCCGGCGCTGGTGGATGCGGGCATTATTGATGCCATGGCGGAAAACGTTCGTGGACGGCTCTCAGGCATGGGCGACCAGGTGGTGAAATTCTCGCTGGCGTCGCTGGTTGGGCTGCTGACGCTGGCTATCTACCTGATCCTGGTGCCGCTGATGGTGTTCTTCCTCGTGAAGGACAAAGAGCAGATGCTGAATGCTGTGCGCCGTGTTTTGCCGCGTAACCGCGGTCTGGCCGGGCAGGTCTGGCTGGAGATGAACCAGCAAATCACCAACTATATTCGCGGTAAAGTGCTGGAGATGATCGTCGTGGGCGTGGCGACCTACATCGGCTTTATTGTCTTCGGGCTGAATTACTCGCTGTTGCTGGCGGTGCTGGTTGGCTTCTCGGTGCTGATTCCTTACATCGGCGCGTTTGTGGTCACTATTCCGGTGATTTGCGTGGCGCTGTTCCAGTTTGGCCTGGGCACCGAGTTCTGGACGCTGTTTGGCGTGTACCTGATTATTCAGGCGCTGGACGGCAACCTGCTGGTACCGGTGCTGTTCTCGGAGGCGGTGAACCTGCATCCGCTGGTGATTATTTTGTCGGTGGTGATTTTCGGCGGGCTGTGGGGATTCTGGGGCGTGTTCTTTGCTATCCCGCTGGCCACGCTGATTAAAGCCGTGGTTCACGCCTGGCCGGATGCTTCAGCGGTGGATGACGCGGCGAGCCGGGAATAG
- a CDS encoding SDR family oxidoreductase translates to MKTSPDGELTQKVIDMNIQGKTVFVTGANRGIGAELVSAFLRHGAGKVYAGARDPQALRDYGDDRVVAVQLDVTKSESVQAAAQKIGELDILVNNAGVMNDNTILTATFAELMTDMDVNYYGTVRVLQAFAPLMGKKEVGVIANVLSVLALAPMSQTAGYSASKAALLSATQAARAILKSQNISVVGIFPGPIDTDMASDRHAEKTSPTVAAEEIVKGLLEDREDIYPDPVSVQVSRFWESNPKGLEHHFATL, encoded by the coding sequence ATGAAAACATCACCAGACGGTGAATTAACCCAAAAGGTCATTGATATGAATATTCAAGGCAAAACAGTTTTCGTTACCGGGGCAAACCGGGGGATTGGCGCTGAATTGGTGAGTGCATTTCTCAGGCACGGAGCAGGTAAGGTTTATGCTGGTGCTCGCGATCCTCAAGCGCTGCGGGATTATGGCGACGATCGTGTGGTTGCTGTGCAGCTGGATGTGACGAAGTCGGAGAGTGTTCAGGCTGCGGCTCAGAAAATCGGTGAGCTTGATATTTTGGTTAATAACGCCGGGGTGATGAATGACAATACGATTTTGACGGCGACTTTTGCCGAGTTGATGACTGATATGGATGTCAACTACTACGGTACGGTGCGGGTTCTTCAAGCTTTTGCGCCGCTTATGGGCAAAAAAGAGGTGGGCGTGATTGCCAATGTGCTGAGCGTGCTGGCGCTGGCGCCTATGTCCCAAACTGCGGGGTATTCCGCCTCTAAGGCCGCACTGCTTTCAGCAACTCAGGCCGCGCGCGCTATATTGAAATCCCAGAATATTAGCGTGGTGGGTATCTTCCCTGGCCCTATTGATACCGATATGGCGTCCGATCGGCACGCGGAAAAAACATCGCCAACCGTTGCCGCAGAAGAGATTGTGAAAGGCCTGCTTGAAGACCGAGAAGATATTTATCCCGATCCTGTTTCGGTGCAGGTTTCTCGCTTTTGGGAAAGCAATCCTAAGGGGCTGGAGCACCATTTCGCCACCCTGTAA
- the bcp gene encoding thioredoxin-dependent thiol peroxidase: MSPLKAGDIAPKFSLPDQDGEQVNLTDFQGQRVLVYFYPKAMTPGCTVQACGLRDNMDELKKRGVEVLGISTDKPEKLSRFAEKELLNFTLLSDEDHQVCSQFGVWGEKSFMGKTYDGIHRISFLLDGDGKVEKVFDDFKTSNHHDIVVNWLTENA, encoded by the coding sequence ATGAGCCCACTGAAAGCCGGTGATATTGCACCGAAATTTAGCTTGCCCGATCAGGACGGCGAGCAAGTAAATTTAACCGACTTCCAGGGACAGAGAGTTCTGGTTTATTTCTATCCAAAAGCGATGACACCAGGCTGCACCGTGCAGGCATGTGGTTTGCGCGACAACATGGATGAGTTGAAAAAGCGTGGCGTGGAAGTGCTGGGCATCAGCACCGACAAGCCGGAAAAACTTTCCCGTTTTGCCGAGAAAGAGCTGCTTAACTTCACCCTGCTTTCTGATGAAGACCACCAGGTTTGCAGTCAGTTTGGCGTGTGGGGCGAGAAATCTTTTATGGGCAAAACCTATGACGGCATTCACCGTATCAGCTTCCTGCTGGACGGCGACGGTAAAGTGGAAAAGGTGTTTGACGATTTCAAAACCAGCAACCACCACGATATCGTTGTGAACTGGCTGACCGAAAACGCCTAA
- a CDS encoding glycine cleavage system transcriptional repressor produces MTPSSHHYLVITALGADRPGIVNTITRHVSSCGCNIEDSRLAMLGEEFTFIMLLSGTWNAITLIESTLPLKGAELDLLIVMKRTTAQERPATPATVWVQVEVADSPHLIERFTHLFDTHQMNIAELVSRTQPAENGVGPRLYIQITAHSPGSQDATIIEQAFKALCTELKAEGTINVVNPQQDD; encoded by the coding sequence TTGACACCCTCATCACACCATTATTTGGTTATCACAGCCCTGGGGGCGGACCGTCCAGGTATCGTCAATACCATCACACGTCACGTAAGCAGCTGCGGCTGTAATATCGAAGACAGCCGTCTGGCGATGCTGGGTGAAGAGTTCACCTTTATCATGCTGCTTTCCGGCACCTGGAACGCGATAACCCTGATCGAATCCACCCTGCCGCTGAAGGGCGCTGAGCTCGATCTGTTAATTGTGATGAAACGCACAACCGCACAAGAAAGACCGGCCACGCCGGCCACGGTTTGGGTGCAGGTTGAAGTGGCGGACTCGCCGCACCTGATTGAGCGATTCACCCACCTGTTTGATACCCATCAAATGAACATTGCCGAGCTTGTTTCCCGCACTCAGCCTGCGGAAAACGGCGTGGGACCGCGCCTGTATATTCAGATAACCGCCCACAGTCCCGGTTCACAGGATGCGACAATTATCGAGCAAGCGTTTAAAGCCCTATGTACAGAATTGAAAGCAGAAGGCACTATTAACGTGGTTAACCCACAGCAAGATGATTAA
- the arsC gene encoding arsenate reductase (glutaredoxin) (This arsenate reductase requires both glutathione and glutaredoxin to convert arsenate to arsenite, after which the efflux transporter formed by ArsA and ArsB can extrude the arsenite from the cell, providing resistance.) produces MSTKVEIYHNPRCSKSRETLNLLKAKGVEPEVVLYLETPPDAATVKSLLKKLGFTSARELMRRKEDQYKELKLDDASLSEEALIQAMIEHPKLIERPIVLANGKARIGRPPEQVLEIL; encoded by the coding sequence ATGTCCACGAAGGTCGAAATTTATCACAACCCACGCTGCTCCAAGAGCCGTGAAACGCTGAACCTGCTGAAGGCAAAGGGTGTCGAGCCAGAAGTGGTGCTCTACCTGGAAACGCCGCCGGACGCAGCCACCGTCAAATCGCTGCTGAAGAAACTGGGCTTTACCAGCGCCCGGGAACTGATGCGCCGCAAAGAAGACCAGTACAAAGAATTGAAGCTGGACGACGCCAGCCTCAGCGAAGAAGCGCTTATTCAAGCGATGATTGAGCACCCGAAACTTATCGAGCGCCCAATCGTGCTGGCCAACGGCAAAGCCCGCATTGGCCGCCCGCCGGAACAGGTGCTCGAGATTCTCTGA
- the bepA gene encoding beta-barrel assembly-enhancing protease — protein MVRQLKKTLIATLTASLLVGTLLPARADVTDQLPDMGTSAGSTLSIAQEMQMGDFYVRQLRGSAPLINDPLLTQYINSLGMRLVSHANSVKTPFHFFLINNDEINAFAFFGGNVVLHSALFRYADTESQLASVMAHEISHVTQRHLARAMEDQKKNAPLTWVGALGSILLAMASPQAGMAALSGTLAGTQQGMISFTQQNEQEADRIGIQVLQRSGFDPQAMPGFLEKLLDQARYSSRPPEILLTHPLPESRLADARNRANQMRPVVVQSSESFYMAKVRTLGMYNSGRNQLTPDLLNAWSKGNVREQNAAQYGRALQALQADKYDEARKALQPLISAQPGNPWYLDLATDIDLGQHKANDAINRLKNAPDLKNNPVLQLNLANAYLEGGQTAEAATQLNRYTFAHPDDTNGWDLLAQAQGKLGNRDQELAARAEVMALNGRLDQAISMLSSASSQVKLGSLQQARYDARIDQLRQLQQRFKPYMKM, from the coding sequence ATGGTTAGGCAGTTGAAAAAGACCCTGATTGCAACACTTACGGCCTCGCTGCTGGTAGGAACCCTACTGCCAGCGCGCGCGGATGTGACTGACCAACTCCCAGATATGGGAACATCCGCGGGCAGCACACTGTCTATCGCGCAAGAAATGCAGATGGGCGATTTTTACGTCCGCCAGCTACGCGGTAGCGCCCCGCTGATTAACGATCCGCTGCTGACGCAGTACATCAACTCCCTGGGCATGAGGCTGGTTAGCCACGCCAATTCGGTGAAGACCCCGTTCCATTTCTTCCTGATCAACAACGACGAAATCAACGCCTTCGCCTTCTTTGGCGGCAATGTGGTGCTGCACTCCGCGCTGTTCCGTTATGCCGATACGGAAAGCCAGCTGGCTTCTGTTATGGCCCACGAAATCTCCCACGTTACCCAGCGCCACCTGGCGCGTGCGATGGAAGATCAAAAGAAAAATGCACCGCTGACCTGGGTGGGAGCCTTAGGCTCAATTTTGCTGGCAATGGCCAGCCCGCAGGCCGGGATGGCCGCCCTGTCCGGGACGCTGGCCGGGACGCAACAAGGCATGATCAGCTTTACGCAGCAAAATGAGCAGGAAGCCGACCGCATCGGTATTCAGGTACTGCAACGCTCGGGCTTTGATCCTCAGGCGATGCCTGGCTTCCTGGAAAAACTGCTCGATCAGGCCCGCTACTCCTCTCGCCCACCGGAAATTCTGCTGACTCACCCGCTGCCGGAAAGCCGCCTCGCGGATGCCCGCAACCGCGCCAACCAAATGCGTCCGGTGGTTGTTCAGTCCTCTGAAAGTTTCTACATGGCAAAGGTTCGCACCCTGGGGATGTATAACTCGGGCCGCAATCAGCTAACCCCGGACCTGCTGAACGCCTGGTCAAAAGGCAACGTGCGCGAGCAAAACGCGGCGCAATATGGCCGTGCGCTGCAGGCTTTGCAGGCGGATAAATACGACGAGGCCAGAAAAGCGCTGCAGCCATTGATTAGCGCCCAGCCGGGCAACCCGTGGTATCTCGATCTGGCCACCGATATCGATCTCGGCCAGCACAAAGCCAACGACGCGATCAACCGGCTGAAAAACGCCCCGGACCTGAAGAATAACCCGGTGCTGCAGCTGAACCTCGCCAACGCTTACCTTGAAGGCGGGCAGACCGCCGAGGCAGCGACGCAGCTTAATCGCTACACGTTCGCCCACCCTGACGACACCAACGGCTGGGATTTACTGGCGCAGGCACAGGGGAAACTTGGCAACCGCGATCAGGAGCTAGCGGCGCGCGCAGAAGTCATGGCCCTCAATGGTCGCCTGGATCAGGCTATTTCAATGCTCAGCAGCGCCAGTTCGCAGGTGAAACTCGGCAGTCTGCAGCAGGCCAGGTACGACGCCCGGATCGATCAATTGCGCCAGCTGCAGCAGCGCTTTAAACCTTATATGAAGATGTAA
- the dapA gene encoding 4-hydroxy-tetrahydrodipicolinate synthase encodes MFTGSVVAIITPMDEKGNVCRSSLKKLIDYHVASGTSAIVSVGTTGESATLSHDEHVDVVKLTVELADGRIPIIAGTGANATSEAISLTHHLQDSGIVGCLTVTPYYNRPTQEGLFLHFKAIAESTHLPQMLYNVPSRTGCDMLPETVGRLAKIKNIIGIKEATGNLSRVNQIKELVEDDFILVSGDDASALDFIQLGGHGVISVTANVAAREMAEMCKLATSGQFAQAREINQRLMPLHHKLFVEPNPIPVKWAARELGLVATDTLRLPMTPLTDASRPVIISALKHAGLL; translated from the coding sequence ATGTTTACGGGAAGTGTTGTCGCGATAATTACGCCGATGGATGAGAAAGGTAATGTCTGCCGGTCCAGCCTGAAAAAACTGATTGATTACCATGTCGCCAGCGGAACATCGGCGATTGTCTCGGTAGGGACTACCGGCGAATCGGCTACCTTAAGCCACGACGAACACGTCGACGTAGTGAAGCTTACCGTAGAACTGGCGGACGGGCGTATCCCGATCATTGCCGGTACCGGGGCTAACGCCACTTCCGAAGCGATTTCCCTGACGCATCACCTGCAGGACAGCGGCATTGTGGGCTGTCTGACGGTCACCCCTTATTACAACCGTCCTACTCAGGAAGGGCTGTTCCTGCACTTTAAAGCGATTGCTGAAAGCACCCATCTGCCGCAGATGCTGTATAACGTGCCGTCGCGTACCGGCTGTGACATGCTGCCTGAAACCGTTGGCCGTCTGGCGAAAATCAAAAATATTATCGGTATCAAAGAAGCCACCGGGAACTTAAGCCGCGTAAACCAGATCAAAGAGCTGGTTGAAGATGACTTCATCCTGGTGAGCGGTGATGACGCCAGCGCGCTGGACTTCATTCAGCTTGGTGGTCACGGTGTGATTTCCGTGACGGCAAACGTAGCCGCGCGTGAAATGGCAGAAATGTGTAAACTTGCCACCTCAGGGCAATTTGCACAGGCTCGCGAAATTAACCAGCGTCTGATGCCGCTGCACCATAAATTGTTTGTAGAACCTAACCCTATTCCGGTGAAATGGGCCGCGAGGGAGTTGGGTCTTGTGGCAACCGATACCTTACGCCTGCCGATGACGCCGCTGACCGACGCCAGTCGCCCGGTGATTATCAGCGCGCTTAAGCATGCCGGTCTGCTGTAA
- a CDS encoding TetR/AcrR family transcriptional regulator, with translation MRYAKGHKEETHKHIVKVASQRFREEGIEKVGVASLMEHAGLTVGGFYSHFKSKEELIQEAVGIAADETFCRIFAEGDGSSPVSLEHILSRYLSPGHRDNPDKGCVFASLASELKNRPEDTRSMITRKTLSFIERIADCLPVEAGAEARMRVAAAVWAVMVGTLQLSRIVTDEALSTQLLKDGISNALRLASEIETKRTG, from the coding sequence ATGCGTTATGCAAAAGGGCATAAAGAGGAAACGCACAAGCACATTGTTAAGGTTGCTTCACAACGTTTCCGTGAGGAAGGCATTGAAAAAGTTGGCGTCGCTTCATTGATGGAGCATGCAGGGCTGACCGTTGGTGGATTTTATAGTCACTTCAAATCCAAAGAAGAGTTGATTCAGGAAGCGGTGGGTATTGCGGCAGATGAAACTTTTTGCCGCATTTTTGCGGAGGGGGACGGCAGTTCGCCGGTCAGTCTGGAGCATATTTTGTCGCGCTACCTGAGTCCAGGACATCGCGATAATCCCGACAAGGGATGTGTGTTCGCCTCGCTTGCATCGGAATTGAAAAATCGACCGGAAGACACCCGGTCAATGATAACGAGAAAAACGCTCAGCTTTATTGAGCGTATCGCTGACTGTCTGCCGGTTGAGGCCGGGGCTGAGGCCCGAATGAGAGTCGCTGCTGCTGTTTGGGCGGTCATGGTCGGCACGCTTCAGCTTTCTCGTATTGTTACCGATGAGGCTTTGTCTACGCAGTTGCTCAAGGATGGCATTTCCAATGCGTTAAGGCTTGCCTCTGAAATAGAAACGAAGCGTACAGGATAA
- a CDS encoding MATE family efflux transporter, which translates to MKIQNDREDAKRHMREQMLSGPVFSTMMRLALPTVAVLAAQTLVNVAETYYVSFLGTPALVGVSMVFPLWMLMTMMAAGGIGGGVASAVARATGAGRHDDVNALILHAVVVAVAFGLLFSAIVIGFGPVLYAALGGSGDALHAAQTYSIFVFIAAVPIWIVNLLSAVLRGVGNVKVPALVTFIGAIVLVPLSPLFIFGLGPIKGLGIAGAGVAVSLYYWLAALALLRYMASGRSGLRLRLSPLRGRLFGDILKVGVLAALGTLQLNVMVLLVTGAVGRFGLDAIGGYGTASRLDYVLIPVLFAMGTAILTMVGTNVGAGQIARARKIAWVGVAVSVTIVEVIGLMVALFPALWMGLFTHDPAIMKTGSLYLEIVAPFYAASGIVFALSFAAQGSGYMWRIFLAGTARLLIAAGGGWLAVTYFHLSLAGVFSIVALAIVVSAVICVMTELSGAMWPRVSDSTSATANAVQS; encoded by the coding sequence ATGAAGATTCAGAACGATCGTGAGGATGCCAAACGGCACATGCGGGAACAAATGCTGAGCGGGCCAGTCTTTTCAACAATGATGCGCCTTGCTCTCCCCACCGTTGCTGTGCTGGCGGCACAAACGCTGGTCAACGTGGCTGAGACCTATTATGTCTCTTTCCTCGGGACGCCTGCTTTGGTTGGTGTGTCGATGGTGTTTCCCCTGTGGATGTTAATGACAATGATGGCTGCCGGGGGCATTGGAGGAGGGGTGGCTTCTGCGGTTGCACGGGCAACTGGTGCCGGCAGGCATGATGATGTGAATGCCCTGATCCTGCATGCGGTCGTGGTGGCAGTGGCCTTTGGCCTGCTTTTTTCTGCGATCGTTATCGGCTTTGGGCCGGTGCTTTATGCCGCTCTCGGTGGGTCCGGCGACGCGCTTCATGCCGCACAGACATACTCAATATTTGTTTTTATTGCGGCGGTACCGATTTGGATAGTTAACCTGCTTTCCGCCGTTCTCAGGGGCGTCGGGAATGTGAAAGTGCCAGCCCTGGTGACGTTTATCGGCGCTATTGTGCTGGTCCCTCTCTCGCCGCTGTTTATTTTCGGGCTTGGCCCGATCAAAGGTCTTGGCATCGCGGGGGCCGGTGTAGCCGTTAGTCTCTATTACTGGCTGGCTGCCCTGGCACTGCTGCGCTATATGGCCAGCGGGCGTTCCGGGCTCCGTTTGAGGCTCTCTCCTCTGCGTGGCCGGTTATTCGGCGACATTCTCAAGGTGGGCGTGCTGGCCGCGCTTGGGACACTGCAACTGAATGTCATGGTTCTGCTGGTGACCGGCGCTGTCGGGCGGTTTGGCCTCGATGCTATCGGCGGTTATGGCACAGCATCCCGACTGGACTACGTTCTTATCCCAGTTTTATTCGCAATGGGAACCGCGATCCTCACTATGGTCGGGACGAACGTGGGGGCAGGTCAGATTGCCCGAGCCAGAAAAATTGCGTGGGTTGGGGTGGCGGTAAGCGTCACGATTGTCGAAGTCATTGGTTTAATGGTAGCTCTTTTCCCGGCGCTGTGGATGGGGCTGTTCACCCACGATCCGGCAATTATGAAAACGGGTTCGCTCTATCTGGAAATTGTTGCCCCATTCTATGCTGCGAGTGGGATCGTTTTCGCGCTGAGCTTTGCCGCGCAGGGAAGTGGCTATATGTGGCGTATTTTCCTGGCCGGTACGGCGCGCTTGCTGATTGCAGCCGGTGGTGGGTGGCTGGCCGTCACGTATTTCCATCTCTCTTTGGCGGGGGTGTTCTCGATTGTTGCACTGGCCATTGTGGTTTCAGCGGTGATTTGCGTAATGACCGAGTTGTCTGGTGCCATGTGGCCGCGAGTCTCTGACAGTACGTCAGCCACCGCCAACGCGGTTCAGAGCTGA
- a CDS encoding NmrA family NAD(P)-binding protein, whose translation MNTFLVTAAAGDTGSPTVKFLLEKGHKVRALVRREDERAAKLRASGSEVVVADMLQLRQMRQALEGVTAAYFCYPLAEGLVEATAIFAQAAKEAKIKLVVNMSQKQSRPDATSPQTLKHWIAEQVLDWSGIPTAHLRVTLFAEWLLYSAHLIRGGRYVTPFDPDSRFAPIAAADIARVVASMLIEPEKHAGKIHSLHGPVEYSHVEIAQVLADTLGKDIQFEHASVDEFLTQLGIPENDFLRLHFLAIKQDQRERLLEGLDDVGTEIIGQPLTTLPQFIEQHYDLLAS comes from the coding sequence ATGAACACCTTTTTGGTTACCGCTGCGGCAGGTGATACGGGATCCCCTACGGTAAAATTCCTGCTTGAAAAGGGCCATAAAGTTCGGGCTTTGGTTCGCCGTGAGGATGAGCGTGCCGCTAAATTACGTGCGTCAGGGTCTGAAGTCGTGGTCGCTGATATGCTCCAGCTTCGGCAAATGCGCCAGGCGCTGGAAGGCGTGACAGCAGCCTATTTTTGTTACCCTTTAGCTGAGGGGCTTGTCGAGGCGACGGCAATTTTTGCCCAGGCAGCAAAAGAGGCAAAAATTAAACTGGTCGTTAATATGTCTCAGAAGCAGTCGCGACCTGATGCCACGAGCCCTCAAACCCTCAAACACTGGATTGCGGAACAGGTATTAGACTGGTCAGGCATTCCGACGGCTCATCTCCGGGTCACTCTTTTTGCCGAGTGGCTATTATATTCTGCCCATTTAATCCGCGGCGGCCGCTATGTGACGCCGTTTGATCCGGACAGCCGTTTTGCCCCCATCGCGGCTGCAGATATTGCCCGCGTTGTCGCCAGTATGCTGATTGAACCCGAAAAGCATGCTGGAAAAATTCATTCACTTCATGGGCCTGTAGAATACAGCCATGTTGAAATAGCGCAGGTATTGGCAGATACCTTAGGCAAGGATATTCAATTTGAACATGCTTCGGTTGATGAATTCTTAACGCAGCTCGGCATACCCGAGAATGATTTTCTGCGTTTGCATTTCCTGGCTATCAAACAGGATCAGCGCGAGAGATTGCTTGAGGGGCTGGATGACGTGGGGACAGAAATTATTGGGCAACCTTTAACGACTTTACCCCAATTCATTGAACAGCATTATGACCTTCTTGCTTCATAA